One Papaver somniferum cultivar HN1 chromosome 10, ASM357369v1, whole genome shotgun sequence genomic window carries:
- the LOC113317986 gene encoding uncharacterized protein LOC113317986: protein MSSTTTAATFLLLLHLLLLISPTITSLPILGLDSFHTQQTHLDPQANNDSFLLLPSQLKKSLSTQSFTTISSLITSLLSLEISVPIHLKLVGSFSSDSESLLTNFISAAHFSDQFQIIGSDTHDHHLSIKHSLHLDVSHSPSLSTQIAESIKSEIGVTTTNLRTPLVSIPYLVVDKIVKKDFEKEQPAQGVYIYLLNLNSQSKPYAYSYGAGESSLAYTKCAGSIWTGKERYLWIDLAAGPVDYGPALSGDGVMPKGEFHPLAALHGRPKSQKALLSDLASLVWSAYQVLLVPSLRVSVPLMNSLIVEFIHVHESENKDLNGLDWNSIERTFMDEANAGGLLLGGQSLKFKTYDVSFKDCPLCTYAIAASTNSFTSRFLFENYTLIASEYLDSKGLHQILSDSVDELRKAAGIPEEDYSSHVLPVYVFDLEYNRLMMLDRYHQSIAFKDMVIAVRTKNTQTVSDYSCNGRHVMTQTRKLERPVVGSILQSMWGVSPTHLKWSPRHNNTLVDYTWSIGQTPFGPFSESSTLSFVQKDAARRNVLVSALNDTVTSAINLLESISAHGGDRKLLKQGRHVEFVQRWNMLKYKLDKVVSALSHMDFEKALYYYRSSDHDLFAIHNLVYHATEEMESSLVCFKDPPFPWGAVSIAGSVTFAFIYVYAKRDQIFKSKRKQF from the coding sequence atgtcctccaccaccaccgctgccacctttctcctcctcctccacctcctCCTACTTATCTCACCTACAATTACATCACTTCCAATTCTAGGTCTAGACTCATTCCATACTCAACAAACTCATCTTGATCCACAAGCAAACAATGATTCCTTCCTGTTACTACCATCACAACTCAAAAAATCACTCTCAACGCAATCATTCACCACTATATCATCTCTTATCACTTCACTTCTCTCGTTAGAAATCTCAGTTCCTATCCATCTCAAACTCGTTGGTTCTTTCTCATCTGATTCTGAATCTCTTCTCACCAATTTCATCTCCGCTGCTCATTTCTCTGATCAGTTTCAAATCATTGGATCTGATACTCATGACCATCATCTCTCTATTAAACACTCTCTTCATCTTGATGTTTCTCATTCACCATCTCTTTCTACCCAAATCGCTGAATCCATCAAATCTGAAATCGGTGTGACGACTACGAATTTGAGAACACCGTTGGTTTCGATTCCTTATTTAGTTGTGGATAAAATTGTTAAGAAGGATTTTGAGAAAGAACAACCTGCTCAAGGTGTTTATATTTATTTGTTGAATTTGAATTCGCAGTCGAAACCATATGCCTATAGTTATGGAGCTGGGGAGAGTTCATTGGCTTATACGAAATGTGCTGGGAGCATTTGGACTGGTAAAGAGAGGTATCTTTGGATTGATTTAGCTGCTGGACCTGTTGATTATGGTCCAGCTTTGTCTGGTGATGGAGTTATGCCTAAAGGGGAATTTCATCCATTGGCGGCTTTACATGGAAGGCCAAAATCGCAGAAAGCATTGCTTTCGGATTTAGCTTCGTTGGTTTGGAGTGCGTATCAGGTACTTTTAGTTCCTTCTTTGAGGGTTTCTGTTCCGCTTATGAATTCACTTATAGTTGAGTTTATACATGTTCATGAATCTGAAAACAAGGATTTAAATGGTTTAGATTGGAATTCTATTGAGAGAACTTTCATGGATGAAGCAAATGCAGGGGGGTTGTTACTTGGTGGTCAATCATTAAAGTTTAAAACATATGATGTTAGTTTTAAAGATTGTCCATTATGTACTTATGCTATCGCGGCTTCAACGAATTCTTTTACTTCGAGGTTCTTGTTTGAGAATTATACTTTGATTGCTAGTGAGTATTTAGATTCCAAAGGATTGCATCAAATTCTTTCAGATTCTGTAGATGAATTGAGAAAGGCTGCTGGAATTCCTGAGGAGGATTATAGTAGTCATGTACTTCCAGTTTATGTATTTGATTTGGAATACAATAGATTGATGATGCTCGATCGGTATCACCAATCAATTGCTTTCAAAGATATGGTAATTGCTGTTAGAACAAAGAACACTCAAACCGTAAGTGATTATAGCTGTAATGGCCGACACGTGATGACACAAACACGTAAGCTTGAGAGACCGGTCGTAGGTTCTATCTTACAGAGTATGTGGGGAGTTTCGCCAACCCATTTGAAATGGAGCCCACGACATAATAACACTTTGGTAGATTATACTTGGAGTATTGGGCAAACCCCATTTGGGCCATTTTCAGAGTCGTCGACTTTATCTTTTGTTCAAAAGGATGCCGCTCGAAGAAATGTTCTTGTTTCAGCTTTGAATGACACAGTTACTAGTGCAATCAATTTGCTAGAATCAATATCTGCACATGGGGGAGATAGAAAACTTCTTAAACAAGGTCGGCATGTTGAGTTCGTACAGCGGTGGAATATGCTAAAGTACAAGTTGGACAAGGTTGTGTCTGCATTGTCTCATATGGATTTCGAGAAGGCTTTGTATTATTACAGGTCTTCTGATCATGATTTATTTGCCATCCACAACCTCGTTTACCATGCCACAGAAGAAATGGAGTCATCTCTTGTTTGTTTTAAGGATCCACCATTTCCATGGGGTGCTGTATCAATAGCTGGGTCAGTTACATTTGCTTTCATTTATGTCTATGCAAAAAGAGACCAGATCTTTAAAAGCAAGAGAAAGCAGTTTTGA
- the LOC113315384 gene encoding uncharacterized protein LOC113315384, producing MSLLDLIKEAAAAADSETSVESKYPIVLNAIPILTDLKAAKDDTDDTKIIKRVEGWKVSETDTEIIESGNKFTRRLKKKLKNPKSFNTDEFLEILHSFLKKIVDLLNLSDDDVSSSVCLMLEKSGVFIGKNVLSLILEASLKLEVWEVLKTLIIQGVTCLDLIEILVTKQRADLLCLCVKHVLDIQSDDFVSIFKYFLTPPKGLNKNMISVREDWENQANLAIESCSSRRNDKSVLAKEASILLMVAYDEFTSAELCLHYLFASSNPDSLTLSYVLSRLTGTEMLSLIKYLGKWLKKYEKFPQASPCPKAGKKLGLNACDWVPSLKSIVKYIGLVLDEHFSKLVLYTEFQEELRLINGVVQSLASEARLCCSVADVVENLKLETQSQKDA from the coding sequence ATGTCGTTACTGGACCTCATCAAAGAAGCCGCCGCCGCCGCTGATTCTGAAACTTCAGTCGAATCAAAATACCCAATAGTTTTAAATGCAATTCCGATTCTAACCGATTTGAAAGCTGCAAAAGATGACACAGACGATACCAAAATTATCAAACGTGTTGAAGGATGGAAGGTTTCAGAAACCGATACAGAAATCATTGAATCAGGAAACAAGTTCACCAGAAGATTGAAAAAGAAGCTGAAAAATCCCAAATCCTTTAATACAGATGAGTTTCTTGAGATTTTGCAttctttcttgaagaaaatcgttgatcttcttaatctatcTGATGATGATGTTTCGAGTTCTGTTTGTTTAATGCTAGAAAAATCAGGTGTTTTTATTGGTAAAAATGTTTTAAGTTTGATATTGGAAGCTTCGTTAAAGCTGGAGGTATGGGaagtattgaaaaccctaattattcAAGGAGTAACATGtttggatttgattgagattttggtGACGAAACAAAGAGCTGATTTGCTTTGTTTATGTGTTAAACATGTTTTGGATATTCAGTCTGATGATTTTGTGAGTATTTTCAAATACTTTCTTACTCCACCTAAAGGTTTGAATAAGAATATGATTAGTGTAAGAGAAGATTGGGAAAACCAGGCTAATTTAGCTATAGAGAGTTGTAGTAGTAGAAGGAATGACAAGTCTGTGTTGGCGAAAGAAGCTTCGATATTACTTATGGTTGCTTATGATGAGTTTACATCAGCTGAGCTTTGTTTGCATTATTTATTTGCAAGTTCAAATCCTGATTCATTAACATTATCATATGTTTTATCAAGATTGACTGGGACTGAGATGTTGAGCTTGATTAAGTATTTAGGGAAATGGTTGAAGAAATATGAGAAGTTTCCTCAAGCAAGTCCGTGTCCAAAAGCGGGTAAGAAATTGGGTTTGAATGCTTGTGATTGGGTTCCTTCTCTTAAGTCAATTGTGAAGTATATTGGATTGGTTTTGGATGAACATTTTTCTAAATTGGTATTGTATACTGAGTTTCAAGAGGAGTTGAGACTGATTAATGGAGTTGTTCAATCTTTAGCATCGGAAGCTAGATTATGTTGCTCAGTTGCAGATGTAGTCGAGAACTTGAAGCTGGAAACTCAGAGTCAAAAGGATGCTTGA
- the LOC113318857 gene encoding single-stranded DNA-binding protein WHY1, chloroplastic-like, producing MEYVPTSSLTLQHPKITSLKNNFNSSSINPSSSSSSSSYSLTRICVKPSQSNNKNKFTIKCRNSEYFQKQQQRYTKPSEETFSSQALGAATRVFVGHSIYKGKAALTVEPISPEFLPLESGAYKLSKEGFVLLQFAPSVGVRQYDWNRKQVFSLSVTEIAALMNLGLKDSCEFFHDPFKGKSEEGKVRKVLKVEPLPDGSGHFFNLNVQNKLLNVDENIYIPVTKAELTVLNSAFSYILPYLLGWHTFVNSVKPSDTSRVNNNTNMRSGAETADLEWSK from the exons ATGGAATATGTACCAACTTCTAGTTTAACTTTGCAACACCCTAAAATTACTTCACTCAAAAACAACTTTAATTCTTCCTCTATAAacccttcatcatcatcatcatcatcatcttataGTTTGACTAGAATCTGTGTAAAACCCTCTCAATCcaataacaaaaacaaatttACCATCAAATGTAGAAATTCAGAGTATTTTCAGAAACAACAACAGAGATACACAAAACCTTCTGAAGAAACATTTAGTTCACAAGCTTTAGGAG CTGCAACAAGGGTTTTTGTTGGTCATTCTATCTATAAAGGGAAAGCAGCTCTTACTGTGGAACCCATATCACCAGAATTTCTTCCTTTAGAG TCAGGTGCTTATAAGCTATCAAAAGAAGGGTTTGTTCTACTTCAGTTTGCTCCTAGTGTTGGGGTCAGGCAATATGATTGGAATAGGAAGCAG GTATTCTCTCTGTCAGTGACTGAGATTGCAGCTTTGATGAACCTTGGTTTAAAGGATTCATGTGAATTCTTCCATGATCCATTTAAGGGGAAAAG TGAGGAAGGCAAGGTCAGAAAGGTTTTGAAAGTGGAGCCCCTTCCCGATGGATCTGGACATTTCTTTAATCTAA ATGTTCAAAACAAGCTCTTGAATGTGGATGAAAACATTTACATTCCTGTTACCAAGGCAGAACTAACTGTTCTAAATTCAGCCTTCAGT TATATCTTGCCATACCTTCTAGGTTGGCACACTTTCGTGAACTCCGTGAAGCCTAGTGATACCAGCCGTgtcaacaacaacaccaacatgCGTTCTGGAGCTGAGACAGCTGATTTGGAGTGGAGCAAGTAG